The Hyalangium gracile genome includes a window with the following:
- the mdh gene encoding malate dehydrogenase, with translation MAQTRKKKIGLIGGGQIGGNLALLAVQKNLGDVVLYDIPQQEGLVKGKALDINQLSAVDGYDCRVTGSTDWKDVAGSDVIIITAGVPRKPGMSREDLLDINLKIMKDVAANIKQHAPNAFVINVANPLDAMVFALYKIAELPKHMVVGMAGVLDTSRFKCFVAEALNCSIRDVEALVLGGHGDDMVPLVRHSTVGGVPLTELIAKDKLEAIVKRTREGGAELVALYKTGSAYFGPAASSIAMAESFLLDRKRVLPGAALLEGQYGINGYFFGAPLQIGAGGVEKVITVQLDDTEKAGLEKSFQSVKKTVDSVKL, from the coding sequence ATGGCTCAGACGCGCAAGAAGAAGATTGGTCTCATCGGCGGTGGCCAGATCGGCGGCAACCTGGCCCTGCTCGCCGTGCAGAAGAACCTGGGCGACGTGGTGCTCTACGACATCCCCCAGCAGGAGGGCCTGGTCAAGGGCAAGGCGCTGGACATCAACCAGCTGTCCGCGGTGGACGGCTATGACTGCCGCGTCACCGGCTCCACGGACTGGAAGGACGTGGCGGGCTCGGACGTGATCATCATCACGGCCGGCGTGCCCCGCAAGCCGGGCATGAGCCGCGAGGACCTGCTCGACATCAACCTGAAGATCATGAAGGACGTGGCGGCCAACATCAAGCAGCACGCCCCCAACGCCTTCGTGATCAACGTGGCCAACCCGCTCGACGCGATGGTGTTCGCGCTCTACAAGATCGCCGAGCTGCCCAAGCACATGGTGGTGGGCATGGCCGGCGTGCTGGACACCAGCCGCTTCAAGTGCTTCGTCGCCGAGGCGCTCAACTGCTCCATCCGTGACGTGGAGGCCCTGGTGCTCGGCGGCCACGGTGACGACATGGTGCCCCTGGTGCGCCACAGCACCGTGGGCGGCGTGCCCCTCACCGAGCTCATCGCCAAGGACAAGCTGGAGGCCATCGTCAAGCGCACCCGCGAGGGCGGCGCCGAGCTGGTGGCGCTCTACAAGACGGGCAGCGCCTACTTCGGCCCGGCGGCCAGCTCCATCGCCATGGCGGAGAGCTTCCTGCTGGACCGCAAGCGCGTCCTGCCGGGCGCCGCCCTGCTCGAGGGCCAGTACGGCATCAACGGCTACTTCTTCGGCGCTCCGCTGCAGATCGGCGCGGGCGGCGTGGAGAAGGTCATCACCGTGCAGCTGGATGACACGGAGAAGGCGGGCCTGGAGAAGTCCTTCCAGTCCGTGAAGAAGACGGTCGACAGCGTGAAGCTGTAG
- the icd gene encoding NADP-dependent isocitrate dehydrogenase: MAPPSGQKITLQNGKLNVPDNPILPYIEGDGTGRDIWRASQAVFDAAVEKAYKGKKKIAWYEVLAGEKAFKQVNNWLPDATVEAFREYLVGIKGPLTTPVGGGIRSLNVALRQLLDLYVCLRPVRYFKGVPSPVKAPEKVDMVIFRENTEDIYAGIEFEAGTPAADKFLGLLQKEYEKDFKKIRFPKNVGIGIKPVSQEGSERLIRAAIQYAVDQKRKSVTFVHKGNIMKFTEGAFRKWGYDLAAREFGNKVYTWDQWEATKAAKGEEAANAEQKAALAGGKILIKDSIADITLQQVLTRPDEFDVIATLNLNGDYLSDALAAQVGGIGIAPGGNINYVSGHAVFEATHGTAPKYADQDKVNPGSVILSGEMMFRHLGWNEAADLIIQGMDKAIAQKTVTYDFARLMKLENQGSVTEVKCSEFGQAIIKNM; this comes from the coding sequence ATGGCGCCTCCGTCTGGCCAGAAGATCACCCTTCAGAACGGCAAGCTGAACGTGCCGGACAACCCGATCCTCCCCTACATCGAGGGAGACGGAACGGGCCGAGACATCTGGCGTGCCTCGCAGGCCGTCTTCGACGCGGCGGTGGAGAAGGCCTACAAGGGCAAGAAGAAGATCGCCTGGTACGAGGTGCTGGCCGGCGAGAAGGCCTTCAAGCAGGTGAACAACTGGCTGCCGGACGCCACCGTCGAGGCGTTCCGCGAGTACCTGGTGGGCATCAAGGGCCCGCTGACCACGCCGGTGGGTGGCGGCATCCGCTCGCTCAACGTGGCGCTGCGCCAGCTGCTGGACCTGTACGTGTGCCTGCGTCCGGTCCGCTACTTCAAGGGCGTGCCCAGCCCCGTGAAGGCGCCCGAGAAGGTGGACATGGTGATCTTCCGTGAGAACACGGAGGACATCTACGCCGGCATCGAGTTCGAGGCGGGCACCCCGGCGGCCGACAAGTTCCTGGGCCTGCTGCAGAAGGAGTACGAGAAGGACTTCAAGAAGATCCGGTTCCCGAAGAACGTGGGCATCGGCATCAAGCCCGTGTCGCAGGAGGGCAGCGAGCGGCTCATCCGCGCCGCCATCCAGTACGCCGTGGACCAGAAGCGCAAGAGCGTGACGTTCGTCCACAAGGGCAACATCATGAAGTTCACCGAGGGCGCCTTCCGCAAGTGGGGCTACGACCTGGCGGCTCGCGAGTTCGGCAACAAGGTCTACACCTGGGATCAGTGGGAGGCCACCAAGGCCGCCAAGGGTGAGGAGGCCGCCAACGCCGAGCAGAAGGCCGCGCTGGCCGGTGGGAAGATCCTCATCAAGGACTCCATCGCGGACATCACCCTGCAGCAGGTGCTCACGCGTCCGGACGAGTTCGACGTGATCGCCACGCTGAACCTCAACGGCGACTACCTGTCGGACGCGCTGGCGGCGCAGGTGGGCGGCATCGGCATCGCGCCGGGCGGCAACATCAACTACGTGTCCGGCCACGCCGTCTTCGAGGCCACTCACGGCACGGCGCCCAAGTACGCGGACCAGGACAAGGTGAACCCGGGCTCGGTGATCCTCTCGGGTGAGATGATGTTCCGCCACCTGGGCTGGAACGAGGCGGCGGACCTCATCATCCAGGGCATGGACAAGGCCATTGCCCAGAAGACCGTCACCTACGACTTCGCCCGCCTGATGAAGCTGGAGAACCAGGGCAGCGTGACCGAGGTGAAGTGCTCCGAGTTCGGTCAGGCCATCATCAAGAACATGTAG
- a CDS encoding SgcJ/EcaC family oxidoreductase: MTRTASKALFLALAMALGALPTSSEALSPAIPDETLIRQLIDQQTRAWNDHDATAWSKDFAPDADFVNIVGTVFSGRAEIEKRHAGIFASIFKTSQSRVTVRRLVFVGPDVAVVDMDHEVTGHSGLPPGVQNTDESGVLRTRMKYVLRKSDGKWQIVSGQNTDVKPAPKSPKK; the protein is encoded by the coding sequence ATGACACGTACGGCTTCGAAGGCGCTGTTCCTGGCTCTGGCGATGGCTCTCGGGGCGCTGCCCACCTCGAGCGAGGCCCTCTCGCCCGCCATCCCGGATGAGACGTTGATCCGCCAGCTCATCGATCAGCAGACCCGCGCCTGGAACGACCATGACGCGACGGCCTGGAGCAAGGACTTCGCCCCGGACGCGGACTTCGTGAACATCGTCGGGACCGTCTTCTCGGGACGGGCAGAGATCGAGAAGCGTCACGCGGGCATCTTCGCCAGCATCTTCAAGACCAGTCAGTCGCGGGTGACGGTGCGCCGGCTCGTGTTCGTGGGGCCCGACGTCGCCGTGGTCGACATGGACCACGAGGTGACCGGGCACAGCGGGCTGCCTCCCGGCGTGCAGAACACGGATGAGTCCGGAGTGCTGCGTACCCGGATGAAGTACGTGCTGCGCAAGAGCGACGGGAAGTGGCAGATCGTCTCGGGACAGAACACGGACGTGAAGCCCGCTCCCAAGAGCCCGAAGAAGTAG
- the menE gene encoding o-succinylbenzoate--CoA ligase has translation MKGSCPVREGASRWPDTEALTFAGRSWTYRTLDAEIGRWVAALQARGIGAGDRVALLSSNHASCVFLFFALGRLGALLAPLNARLTAAELAPLIEDISPRLTLALSSLKERLPGAEPLETWAESVREPSPTCEPLEDSAPRVVLFTSGTTGRPKGAVLTEGNFRASARCSAANLGAHPAPRWLGTLPLFHVGGLAMLTRCAYDGGCLLLHDRFDATAVNRAIDAEGATHASFVATTLERVLEDRQDRPLPESFRLALIGGGPVPTPLLERARAARLLALQTYGLTEACSQVTTERPSEADGRTAGPPLPGLSVRIVGPEGEVLGTGREGDIEVHGPTVMAGYLNRPEATREAFRDGWLRTRDVGMLDERGRLTVLSRRTDLILRGGENLYPMEIETVIAAHPAVQEVAVVGVADARWGEVPVAFVALRAGHAFPADLDGWCRRSLAGFKVPARFLAIDALPRNAMGKVERTVLRQRATNG, from the coding sequence ATGAAGGGAAGCTGTCCCGTCCGCGAAGGCGCCTCGCGCTGGCCCGACACCGAGGCCCTGACCTTCGCCGGCCGAAGCTGGACGTACCGGACGCTGGACGCGGAGATCGGTCGCTGGGTGGCCGCGCTCCAGGCTCGCGGCATCGGAGCGGGGGATCGAGTCGCCCTGCTCTCGAGCAATCACGCGAGCTGCGTGTTCCTGTTCTTCGCCCTCGGCAGGCTGGGAGCGCTGCTCGCGCCGCTCAATGCCCGGCTGACCGCCGCGGAGCTCGCGCCGCTGATCGAGGACATCTCTCCACGTCTGACGCTGGCGTTGAGCTCGCTGAAGGAGCGGCTCCCCGGTGCCGAGCCCCTGGAGACCTGGGCGGAGTCCGTGCGTGAACCCTCGCCAACGTGCGAGCCGCTGGAGGACTCGGCTCCGCGTGTGGTGCTCTTCACCTCCGGGACGACGGGACGCCCCAAGGGGGCCGTGCTCACGGAGGGAAACTTTCGCGCGTCCGCTCGCTGTTCGGCGGCGAACCTGGGAGCCCACCCCGCGCCACGCTGGCTGGGCACGCTGCCGCTCTTCCACGTCGGAGGCCTGGCGATGCTCACGCGCTGCGCCTACGACGGAGGCTGCCTGCTGCTGCACGACCGCTTCGACGCGACGGCCGTGAACCGGGCCATCGACGCCGAGGGCGCCACGCATGCCAGCTTCGTGGCCACCACGCTGGAGCGGGTCCTCGAGGATCGCCAGGACCGACCGCTTCCCGAGTCCTTCCGACTGGCACTGATTGGCGGAGGCCCGGTGCCAACGCCGCTGCTGGAGCGGGCCCGCGCGGCGAGGCTGCTGGCACTGCAGACCTACGGGCTGACGGAGGCCTGCTCCCAGGTGACGACCGAGCGTCCTTCCGAGGCCGACGGGCGCACGGCGGGCCCACCGCTGCCCGGCCTGTCGGTGCGCATCGTCGGTCCCGAGGGAGAAGTACTGGGAACAGGGAGGGAAGGGGACATCGAAGTTCACGGCCCCACGGTGATGGCGGGCTACCTGAACCGCCCGGAGGCAACGCGCGAGGCGTTCCGGGACGGCTGGCTGCGCACCCGGGATGTGGGGATGCTGGACGAGCGCGGGCGCCTGACGGTGCTCTCCCGCCGCACGGACCTCATCCTCCGGGGAGGGGAGAACCTCTACCCGATGGAGATCGAGACGGTGATTGCCGCGCACCCGGCGGTGCAGGAGGTCGCGGTGGTGGGAGTGGCGGACGCGCGCTGGGGCGAGGTGCCCGTGGCCTTCGTCGCGCTCCGTGCCGGGCACGCATTCCCGGCGGATCTCGACGGCTGGTGCCGGCGCTCACTCGCGGGCTTCAAGGTCCCCGCGCGCTTCCTGGCGATCGATGCACTGCCCCGCAACGCGATGGGCAAGGTGGAGCGCACGGTGCTCCGGCAGCGCGCCACGAACGGCTGA
- the menC gene encoding o-succinylbenzoate synthase, with protein sequence MHITETRLTPSRLELIRPLKTARATYTERQGFLVKLVDEEGRVGLGEAMPLPEFGTESLETSEQVIRSHLKALRDQVLSDSLDAIEDAFAVPRGEPSQWRGVCLRVEDDLPEAPAADHAVELALLDLLAQRREIPLSRLLNRAARSEVQVNALLTAEDPRELAEEARKAVAEGYRTLKLKVAGRPLDEDEARLRAVREAVGPEVNIRVDANGGWSEQEALLAVDRLGWYGLELCEQPVAPGDLRALWRLQRRAPFPLAADEALANPEAIPVLLGGSEERMPAARAFVLKPMVLGGLLPALMFARQAHQRGLEAFVTSSLDGIVSRAGAAHLAAALPSGKLAAGLGVGKLFKAEDPAEALYRPVGGRIQLPDAPGLGLPR encoded by the coding sequence ATGCACATCACCGAGACGAGGCTGACGCCGTCGAGGCTGGAACTCATCCGTCCACTCAAGACGGCTCGAGCCACCTACACGGAGCGGCAGGGCTTCCTCGTCAAGCTCGTGGACGAAGAGGGGCGGGTGGGGCTGGGCGAGGCGATGCCTCTGCCGGAGTTCGGCACCGAGTCGCTCGAGACGAGCGAGCAGGTGATACGCAGCCACCTCAAGGCGCTCAGGGATCAGGTGCTCAGCGACAGCCTGGACGCCATCGAGGATGCCTTCGCCGTTCCCCGGGGAGAGCCGTCGCAGTGGCGGGGCGTCTGCCTGCGCGTGGAGGACGATCTCCCGGAGGCTCCGGCGGCGGATCACGCGGTGGAGCTGGCGCTGCTGGATCTGCTCGCGCAGCGCCGGGAGATTCCGCTGAGCCGGCTGCTCAACCGGGCCGCGCGCTCGGAGGTCCAGGTCAACGCGCTGCTCACGGCGGAGGACCCGCGGGAGCTGGCCGAAGAGGCCCGCAAGGCCGTGGCCGAGGGCTATCGGACGCTCAAGCTGAAGGTGGCGGGCCGGCCGCTCGATGAGGACGAGGCGCGCCTTCGTGCGGTCCGCGAGGCCGTGGGCCCCGAGGTGAACATCCGGGTGGACGCCAACGGTGGATGGTCGGAGCAGGAGGCCCTGCTCGCGGTGGATCGGCTGGGCTGGTACGGGCTCGAGCTGTGCGAGCAGCCCGTCGCGCCGGGGGATCTGCGAGCGCTGTGGCGGCTGCAGCGGCGCGCCCCGTTCCCCCTTGCCGCCGATGAGGCGCTCGCGAATCCGGAGGCCATCCCCGTCCTGCTGGGAGGTTCCGAGGAGCGGATGCCGGCCGCCAGGGCCTTCGTCCTCAAGCCGATGGTGCTCGGAGGGCTGCTGCCCGCGCTGATGTTCGCCCGCCAGGCGCACCAGCGAGGCCTGGAGGCGTTCGTGACGAGCTCGCTCGATGGGATCGTCTCGCGCGCGGGCGCGGCCCACCTGGCGGCGGCGCTGCCGTCAGGGAAGCTCGCCGCGGGGCTCGGGGTGGGGAAGCTCTTCAAGGCGGAGGATCCGGCGGAGGCGCTCTACCGCCCCGTGGGAGGCCGCATCCAACTGCCGGACGCGCCCGGGCTTGGGCTTCCGAGATGA